In Dermacentor variabilis isolate Ectoservices chromosome 1, ASM5094787v1, whole genome shotgun sequence, the genomic stretch GATGGGCTTCATGGAGCAGGGCGATCTGTGGCCACATGAGATGGTCGTGTTCCGACCTCACTTgtgtacgcaggacgtcatgctccaaatcaaacatgatataatagattcaaggtctaaagatgcaaaagcaattctgggactggacctcacgaaggcttttgacaacgtaaagcatgaggcggtcctggaagggctgaacaagattaatgtaggtaccaggacatatcgatacatcagggacttcctgacgggaagaactgcttgcatgaggttccaaacgctggaatcccccacaattgagctagggcgtaagggtacgccccagggatcagtgctctctcccctactcttcaacgtggctatgagaGAACTCCCCGAACAATTGGAAAAGCTCGAGGGACTAAAATTTAGTATATGtgcggatgatatcaccctctgggtcaaccggggaagtgattcagccgtcgaaagcctgctccaggccgccaCCGACATCATAGTCGATTACGCGGCCGAGAGAAGCCTATAGCATGCTCGCCACAGAAATCAGAATTGTTTATATACAATCCGAAACACTTAAGGTGCAAGGCACCGTCGGAGATCAAAATTAAAGTGGCGGGTAAGGAGGTACCAATAGTCGAGCAAATTAGAATCTTGGGCCTGATTCTCCAGTCATACGGCTACAATGGCGAGACCGTCGAGAGGCTGCAGAATCACGCAATACAGACCCTGAGCCTAATTAGgcgggtggccagcaaaggccgagggctAAAGGAGAAAAAATTAATGAAACTAATACAGGCGTACATATTCAACCGGGTGAGCTATGCAGCGccatatctcgatttgaaagtggtggaaagagaaaagattgtttctctaatgagaaaatgcgtaaaaggagcgctgggactgcccatgtgTACATCAACAGAGAGACTGATGGCTCTAGGAGTGCACAAAACATGGGTagaactggcggaagcggtgcgaacctctcaaattgagagacttagcaccacgaggacaggaagagccatattggccaaagttgtaataaatccggacagaggccccacccaaaaggtggaagtagatagggaagtgagaaaaaatctgattatcccccccttgccaaagaacatgcacccggaacatagcaaagacaggaggcataaatgggccgaagcattaaaaattagattcggtAATATCGCGGAACATGAGGTGGtctatgtagacgcggcgggaggtagcggcagttttacggtggcgacggccgtcagcggccggggtattcccgtgaccgctgtcactctgcgcgggcgcaacatagaagttgccgaggaaattgcgatcgcattagcttgcgctggaacggacgcgaaatttgtgatcagtgacagcaaaactgccatacaaaattttagcaagggaaggatctcgcccttagcggccagaatcctaggccagagaaagttagatagaaaaattaaaataatttggactccggcgtACGAAGCCGTCccaggcaacgaggcggcccacgagctggctcgagatctctaccgccgagccgccACGGGGCCCTCGATGACGGAGGGAGCGGAGAGCGCGTGCTgaaatatggggagatcacgcagcattatcgattggctcgtagactggtatccccgccagacccaaaattaaacaacagacaagcagtcgcgtggagacgactacaaacttatacgtatccgcacccggttatggcgaaccacatgttccccgaggccaggagcgatagatgtaatctttgtggggcgagagggaccctcgaccacataatatgggaatgtccgtactctccccggggaacgcacaaaataggtagtagagacacctgggagaccctgctgcgcagctcggactctgagctccagctccggctcgtccaactggctgaagaggctgctgggacccaagacctcccagcctgcatctgaggccgcggcactcgccccctgacctgcgtgtcggtgGGTGGGTAGATCACTttatccgttggacaataaagtttattctatctatcataatatggcaatggaactgcaggtgGGTTTCTCCACAAGAGGGCCCCCTTGCAGCAAGTTATTCGCTCACACGCGGAGAAACCGCACGTGGTCATCctacaagaaacactaaccgAAAGCGTCGCGCTACCCGGCTACCTGTCCGTCGCGAAGCACGACGTAGGAAGAGGCGTCGCTGTCCTGATAAACAAGAAGCTGACACACGTCACTCACGACAAATGACGTCGAGCAAAATCGAATACATCATAATCGAGATCATTCCCGGACCCGCCAGCAGAAAGGAGCCTCTTCATCTTGAACGTCTACAGCAACCCAAAGGGCCTGAGACAGCTATTCAGGAGCCTCGTCTCCACGGCAGCGCAGCTCGCCAGGAACTCCCCCCTCGTCATCGTAGGCTACTTAATTTTTAACGCTCCGTATCACACTTGGGGCTACCCGTATGACAGCCACAAAGGGGAGGACCTTTAGAGAGAGGCGCTCAACCGAGACCTGATGCTCGTGACCGACCCTCGTCATTCCCTACAAGATGCGGTACGTCGGCCAGCAGGGATAACTCCGCACCTCACCTTCGTCAAAGGAGTGGCGGAAGCTAAGTAGGCCAACCTCAACATagacctgggcagtgaccactacatcctGGTCACTGCCCTGAGGGTAGAGCAGAGAAGAGTGTGCAAATTCAGGGTCACCGACTGGGACAAGTTTCGAAAGATTAGGGAGGAATATGCGAAAGACGTGGAGGTGAAGCCCGATCTCGAACGCTGGACTGAACAGATCGGAAGAGCTATGGACGCCGCCACCAAGGAAGTCAGCACAGATCTCCTGGTCGAGAAGATGAATAGCAGGCTCGCCCATGTGCTCGAGGCCAAGCAGTCCCTGCTATCCAGGTGGAAGGGGCAGCGTCTCAACAGACGGCTCCGATAGAAGATTACGGCAGTCAACAATAGAGGAGCATTGCAAGGTCCTCTCCAGACAGCAGTGGGACGATGTCTGCAATTCGCTAGAAAGGGGGGTcttggaacctcctcaagcacttgctggACGAGACGAATATTAAGTGGAACCAACGGAGCATGGTGCCACGCATCTTGCACGCAGCCAGGCAGGTATCCTCGGACGATGAAGTCCTAGGGAAGCTGGTCAACAAGTACCTACCGGTGGTTTCCGGCCCGGCGACTACCCCCTTCAAGGATTACGGGGGCTCCGACAACCCGGAGCTGGACGCGGAGTCTGGGGTTGAAGAAGTCAGACGGGCCCTACACGACTTAAACGGCAGATTGACCCCCGGTCCGCACAATATCCCGAACAAGGGCCTGAGGAACCTGGACGACAAATCAATAGCGTAACTGACAGAGATCGTCAACCAGGCGTGGAGCAGCGGCAGAATTCCGGGAATGTAGAAGAGGGCCATCACCAtcctcattcccaagcccggcaagccGCCCAGTCTCGACCTAATCTCAGGCCCATCTCGCTCATTTCGTGTGTGGGCAAGGTGGCCGAACACGCAATCCACAACAGGGTCTCCCGGTACTTGGAAGGCAAGGACATCTATTCTAACAACATGATAGGTTTTAAAGCGGGCCTTTCGACGCAAGACGCCACGAGGCTGATCAAGGATCAGGTCATCGATCGCAGCACGAGAGACACGAGAGCCATACTTGGCCTGGACTtggagaaggccttcgacaacatcCTCGATCCATTGCTTTGTCTTGGGAACGATCTCGAGCCTTGGTTTGGGCAAACACTTTCATGACTTCACGAGATCTTTCCTGGCAGACAGAGAAGCCATCCTCCAAGTGAGAGACCTCGCGTCAGACTCGGCTAGGCTCGGTTCTAGAGggacaccgcagggatcagtcataTCCCCGACCCTCTTTAATGTCGCCGTGATCCGTCTCTCGAGGAAACTCTCCGAGGTCGACGACATTAACCACATGATATATGCAGACGACGTCACCATAGGGTGCACCGGTGGCAGCGACGGACGTTTAGAGGCTGCGCTTCAAGAAGCCATCCAAGTCACAGAAGACTACCTGAGACCGACCGGCCTCCGATGCTCGCCGCGGAAATCAGAGCTGCTATCATACAGGCCCAAGCGCAGGGGCCCcaaaccgaaaggttggaggccTGTAGAGGACAGCGGCATCACTCTAAGGACAAGTGAGGGCTGTCTCATCCCCAGGGTGGACTCTCTCCGGGTTCTGTGTATGACGATCGAATCGAACGGCTCCAATAACCAGACGGTACTGAAGCTCACCAAGAAAACGGGCAATGCCATCAGGTTGACAAGAAGGGTTACCAACCGGCAGCAAGGACTGAGCGAGGACAACCTCGTCCGGTTGGTTCATGCTTTTGTGATGTGCCACTTTACCTACGTCGCGGGCATGCACAACTGGCAGAGGTCGGAAAGGGACAAGCTCAACGCGTTTATAAGAAAAGCAGTCAAAAGAGCCCTCGGGGCTTCCCATGTGCACGGGCTCGGAGCGACTGCTCCACCTCGGCAtgcacaacacgctcgaagataTAGCGGAGTCACAGGAGAGGGCGCAGTTTACCAGACTGTCTACGACCAGTGCTTGGAGAAACATCCTGAGAGAGCTTGGAGTTCCCCCAACGGAGATCGAGACCAGTTTCTGCAGCATCCCTCAAGAACAAAGAGAGCGCATTACCGTTGCCCCCGTTCCCCGGAATGTCCGCCCCGAGTACAACGTGGGCAGACGAAGGGCTAGGGCTAAAACCCTCCTGGAAAAGGCCGGCGCACGCGCCCGGAGTTGCTGTTTCGTCGATGCAGCCCGGTACCCTCACGGAAAGGAGCTCGCTACAGTCAGCGTCGATCAAGAAGGGAAAATAATAAACTCCTCGACAGTCCGGACGAAGGCGGCCGAAGTTGCGGAACAGGTCGCAATAGCGTTGGCACTGCTGTACGACGGGAGAATGACGATATACAGcgattcgagatcggcggtccGAGCATTCGCCAAGGGCACCGTCTCGATACCGGTCTTGCGGATCCTACGGGTCAAGGAAATCAAGCAACACACAATCgtctggttccccgctcacatggggcaTATCAAGGGCGCCCCGTCCAAACTCAACGAGTCGGCCGAAAGAGCTGCACAAGGAGTCGTCGAGCGCGTAGCTATCGGGTGGCGGGGCTCTGAGGTTACGGACAATAGAGATCCCCCTGCCTCATACAACGAACTCACAAAGTACTTTTATCTGGGGAGGCGGAAGTATCCGCCGCCGCACAGTAAATTGAACAGGCCTCAGGCATTGACACTGAGACTCTTGCAAGTCGGGGCATACTCTAGCCCTGCCCTCTTACACCGGATCTACCCCGAAATTCAAACGTCAAACAACCTTTGCTCAGACTTTGCCAACTTAGAtcatatgctctggcggtgccgCGCGTTACGGGTCGATGAAGATGTTACGTCGTCCAAGTGGGAGGCTGCCCTACGCAGTCCCGATTTTGAATCCCAAATATGGGCAGTCCAACGAGCCCGCGACGTGGCGGAAAGGCTAGATCTTTCTGTCCCGACGTGGTAGCAGCCCGCTACGTCCCGATGGAcattattaaagtttttccatccatccatccatccatccatcactaTTTGCTGTGAGCGATGAACTCGcctcgtcttcgtcgtcgtttgCATGTGTAATTAACATCACGGCGTTGCGATCGCGTTTCCCTATTCAGCTTTCGCGGTGTTTCTCGCCATTAGACGAAATACAGCAGAATACGTCAACGAAACGCAGGCGATTAGTAGTAATGCTTACGTATGTCTTAGATAACTCCCAGAAGAGTTTGTGCGTTAATTTTTACTTTCATCCGCGTTAAGGGAGATTCCGAAAATATCCCGCGCGAGATTCTACGTTGCTTAGCTCCCATAGATAAGACTGCAAGTTTAGCACTATAATAAATATACTTCAATGAAGAGACCAGGAAATCGAGGGGGCCAAgctgtttattttctttcgtgAGCACGGTGGTGTTACACTGATGGGATGCAAACCTTCATGGACTTTTCGCTTTTGTTACTGCGTGAACTTTCAAAGCAGCACCAGGCGGCCCCGGCTGTCGAAGCCAGCTCGCTGGCTGCCGTTCCTCACTGCAAAACCGTCGGCGTTGGCGCTCAGCCTTTTTTGGTTCATGCGAACGAAAAAGAATCGCCGCGGATCGCAGGTGATCACAGACTTGATCAGAGGCGTGACGACCGTCATTGTGCCGTTTGAGGGGGATGTCCAGACGACGTTCCTGCCCGAGTCCCGGGACACCTGGACGTCACCCCACGGGGCTTGCTGTATGCGCACACCGCCGACGAGCCAGACCTCGTCGCCGCTCCGGTTGTTCCACTGCTTCGCCTGGCTGACCATGCGGAAACATTCGTTGAATCCTTCTTCGTCCTCATGCAAGCTGATGTGGAAAATGCTTAATGGTACGTCGTAGCAGAGGTCCTTGAACCGTTCTGTTGTCGACTTTGTACCTGAGGCATCGACGAGGTAAACGAGTCCGTGATTGAGAGCCGTGAAGATGACACCTCGACTGGATATCTTCGCCAGCCGGCTTCCTGTGGCGATGTCCACGGCGACGCCCTGCTGCAGCACGCGGCCGCATGGATGACACACGCAAGAGCGATCACCGTCGCTGCCAACAGCCGCCGTGCATTCCTTGTCGAAATTGACAACCCGCACGGCGCGTTCCACCGAGATGTCGACGCGAACGCCGTGCCTAAGCATCACCGATACCGTGCCATATGTTGTTACTACCGGTCCGTAGCAAGCTTGTAGTTCCGGCCACGGACCGTGCTCGGCCGCGGTTGGGTCCAGCTGGGCATCTCCGCAGCCTTCTGCGCTCACTGATATCACGGTCGTGCTCTGATCGGCTGTGGTGTGAGGCTCGCCGGTGCCGTTTTCTTCGTCCACTCGTTGGAACGCGCCGGTGTCGTCCTGCAGGAGGTCCCGCGGGAGTGTCTCGCTGTCGGCGAGCCAGGTGGAAAAAATTGGGTCGAATATGTTCCCTTGTTCGTCGATTAAGGAACCGTGCTCACCGAATGGAAACAGGACCTCTGGGTAACTTGTGCACGGTGGCGCCTGCAGATAGTAGAAGGGCGGAACGATAGCAGGCCAAGGCGGGAGGtcactgccgctgatgccgctGATGCCGCCGTCCGCCCCATCCTGGACACCCTGATCTTCGTTGTCGGTCTCGGGCAGCCTCCCTTCCTCGGTGGGTGACTGCTGTTGACGTGTCCGCCGTCGGTATCGGCGGCGTCTGCCGGGGCCGGTCGTCGAAACCTGGGGCTGACGTGTGGGCATAGTCACCACTGCTGCACGGGTCAGTGTTCCACGGGGCCACTCAGACTGGTTGCAAGGGCTGCAGTACGGCTGCAGCTTCGGCTTAAGCACGCACCACGCGCTGCATGTGCTATAGAGCTCGTGTTGCTCCCTGCTtcgtcgttctttctttcttcggctTTTTCTTACATTTAAGGCGAATAACTCGCGGCTAGTGGTTGTTGCTGAGTGTCGTTAACTTGACGGTTTATGGCATGTGTCCAGTAATGCGAGTTGACTAGGAATCGGTCGGTTAGCGCGACACGACTAGTAAGATTGCTGACATTGACGAAAGAACAATTATCTTCACGCACAACATGCAGTGGTCCCAGCATATTTATCACATCACATCTACAGTACTAagaaaattaggttacttgagacGAACATTATCTAAATCACCAAAATACACCAaattactaatgtataaaacgcTCATTCGTCCTGTATTAGAGTACGCTTCATGCGTCTGGAACCCGTATAAAGTGTGCGACATCAACAAAGTCGAATTGGTACAAAGGAAGGCTGTTCGCTTCATTTGTCATCGCTATGATCGTAATTTTTCGGCCTCATCTGCAATGAATTCCTTGAATTTATCTCTTCTATGCACAAGGCGACATATATATTCCATGAAGCTGTTACATTCGATTATTCACTCATGCTGTCAACTATCTGCTGATGATTACATCAGATATGCCAGGGCTCTTCCAACCAGACGTTGCCACTCCTTCAACCTAAAGCCTTTCTTTGCACGTATTAACGTGTTCCAACACAGTTATTTTCCGAGAGTTGTCGAGTGCTGGAATGAATTACCCGGTTCTGTTCGTGAATTGACACTACGTGATTTTGTAGAAGCACTAGCGCGATAAGATTGCTTCCCCTTGTCGTTGTTTTTTCTATTATCTATTATGTTcaactgcttttgttttctgtTATGTTTACTGTACTctactcctgcaatagccctgaatagggctgcagtatttgaaaataaataaataaataaatacagcaacaacaacaagaacgatgagaacaaccacaacaacaatataaataaataataacaatCGGTCTATTTTTGTGTCCGCTCCAAGACGATGAATCTccaacgatctccaattacccttgtgtTGCTCTATAGTTGATTCCAAGTTATGCCtacaaattttctcatttcattacACACTGTGAAACAATTTACACCCTTCAAAGTGAATAAGGCTGTGCATTAGTCcgtaactcacacccttacatcCAAAAagaccgatttacacccttattcacattAAAGGGTGTAAACTATTTCACAGTGCACCACCTAATTCtgtgccgtcctctactgcgcttcccttctctttgcacccattctgtaaccctaatataccatcggttatctaccgtacgcattacatgaccttcccagctcGACTTTTAATTCTTAAAGGgtctgacaactggccagaatgtgttgtgagacgttgatagaaatgaaatgaccatggtTTATAGTGACACAATCCAGCACGttgttcgcgatttaagtaggaattataattttaaattggcaaagaaagtctcaaaaccAGTAAGTCtcaaatcttggtacttcggatgtattcaatgagattactgtacgtaagtggACTGTTACTAAGTACAGCGTAACTATAGCTTAAAACtgcagttggtatattattagacactcgcgCATTATTCCGTGCTTAGGAAATCAAAAAGGCACGCGGgactacggcaacacgctgaactccgtatcacgtgtaaaggcatcgtttcgttttcgatccgattggtttcgttttgactggttaaataccaaagcagttggacagaaaaccacgaaaacacgtagctattatggCAGAAATAATTTAACGATTCGGAAAACATGAACCgtaggaacatcgacttgataaaaaAAATCATACTTTATTActgcttgtcgtctgcctcccaataatccggcgtataatcgctatcacCCTCACCTATCGCCGCTTTCagcatgcacccgccgtggttgctcagtggctatggtgttgggctgctgagtacgaggtcgcgggatcgaatcccggccacggcggccgcatttcgatgggggcgaaatgcgaaaacacccgtgtgcttagatttaggtgcacgttaaagaaccccaggtggtcaaaatttccggagtcctccactacggcgtgcctcataatcagaaagtggttttggcacgtaaaaccccaaatattattattatattgcagcatgtttccagtgaacgactacatcctcactgcagatcgaaaaattctgctaaAAATGTTCCATGGCGTTTCCCGCGTTAGCACATCATAATTAGACAATCttaccggtaagctttccattgcagatacacacacacacaaaaagggtaCCATGAAAAATGGTTGTCAGTCCTGTCAACCAGAATATCGCCAACCCCCCGTTTGTTCGCTGAGTCATGCCGCTCTCAACGTTACGCCAAATatttttcgttctatcgctcGTTGTGCGGCCCTTTACTTGTTCCTCGAGCTTGTTTGTTAACCTtcaagttcctgccccatatgttagtactggtagaatgcaatgattgtacacttttcttctcgAGGATAGTGGTAAGCCATACCGGTCATGATCTGGTAATAGGCTGCCATATGCGCACCaactcgtttttatttttctgtaaatttccttcttgtCATTCCGGTGCCATGTGAGTAATTAGTCTACATAAACGTAGTCTAGCACAGCCGATCTTGAACTTTTGTTCTCTTGTCAGGCTATTGAACACATCCCTTTGTCTGCCGCATATTAATCTTTAATCTTATTCTTACACTTTCTCAACTAAGGTactcaataatttgttgcaattcatccccagtgtcgCTGAGcaggacaatatcatctgcaaaaCGTAGATTActcagatattcgccgttgatcgaTCTTCACTCCTAATCCATGTAGTGAATGTAGTTAATAGCGTTGGCGAGATTGTTTCTCCTTGCTTGGCCCCTTTCTTGGTCGGTATTTTCTCACTtttcttataataataataataataataataataataataataataataataataataataataataataataataataataataataataataataataataataactgttGTCAAAGTTTCAAACAAGGTGGAATAATAGACAGAGACGTCCTAAAGTAGAAAATGATGCTGTCCGTTGTCGATCGTAACTAGCTGTTTTTTAtcctttttattttacttttgttcGCGCACTTAACTGTCTTTGATGCGGCACGATTACTTCGCTGTTTAATTGTTGGTCAATGCTTTCTGTCGAGATTTTCATTGTCAAAGCGTGTGGCTACTAAATATGTAGGGTGTCCCACATATTTtggcgcttcaatgcataaagcggCATTTAGCTGAAAAGTAAAGGGAACAgcgcatttttactgcaagttcgACGACGCATATACCTCGAATCTGGTgttatcctgagaattcgttccaagtgggtaCACCTTCcgaactcgccggctacaattcgcacaTAGCAAAGCATGCCGTTGTTAAGTTAGTTTTAAAAACATAATTGTGAAATTTTGTTTGTGGATTGTGGATTTCCATTCAACGTGCGAGTAACGTCTGCCTCGTCGAGTAATCCAGCTGAAGGACTTGAACTGTGCTATATTCCACAGtcgatttcttttttaaattatgtAGGTGACACATTCCATTCGTGCTCCTGCTTCAGCAGTATGAAACTTAACGTAGTCTTTATTTATGAATGTCATATCTTAACCAGACTTCGGTCTTAGCAAATTAAGGCCATATCTTTGCCAAACATTTTTCTAGCCGACGTGCGGTGCCAGGCTTACAAGTGACTTTTACAAATGACGATACTAGTGACGCAATTGCTTTGTCTCCGTGCACGTAGGGAAACAGTTGACTATCATGCGCTTTTATAGCAATGGGTATCTCTGTTTTGCATAGGTATGCCTATAAGCCAAGTATATATAACTTCAAGTATTGCGATTCATTGCTTGATTACAACTAACAGCACTCGCTGGCAATACATTGTGGGTCAAAATGCCGCACTTTGTAAGCCTGCTGGCAGGGGCTAGTACTGTCTGCTTTGCGAGAAATGTTTGTACGCTAGTGTGTTCGCCTCTTAGTTGGTGTGACGCAGGTTCTTTATCTTTGTAACGGGTCACTGAGGGCGAACCTCAGAGTCCTTAAAAAGAGGACAAAGCCATCATGCACAGAAAATCGAAGTAGATAACTGACACTTATTGAGACAGTTAACAGCAATAAGCGTTTTGAACTCGGACTAACGGAAGAAAGGGCTCACCGTTGCGGGGCTGACGAGGCGAGGTGGTGAGCGAAACGGTGGGCTCTCCATAGCACGGGCTCGTTTTAACGATGGTtccgctgtgtgtgcgtgtgtgtgtgcgtgtgtgtgtgcatatatatatatatatatatatatatatatatatatatatatatatatattagatagatagatagatagatagatagatagatagatagatagatagatagatagatagatagatagatagatagatagatagatagatgtgtaCTTGTTTAAACATCTTTCTgctgtgaccgcttttcaccgacTAACGAATGTTAAACGTGTTGCCGCTCGGtacaggacgcgcttgcatgtatctgaagtttctcgcATGTTATCGATGGCTCTACCCATTGTCTGtagtcaccgaaccttgtgtaatctcactgtatgcgcgacacgaattgtgcagcactttctgAAAGACATGCGGCTACCGgcaattacgctggaaccttcgacga encodes the following:
- the LOC142571768 gene encoding uncharacterized protein LOC142571768, translating into MPTRQPQVSTTGPGRRRRYRRRTRQQQSPTEEGRLPETDNEDQGVQDGADGGISGISGSDLPPWPAIVPPFYYLQAPPCTSYPEVLFPFGEHGSLIDEQGNIFDPIFSTWLADSETLPRDLLQDDTGAFQRVDEENGTGEPHTTADQSTTVISVSAEGCGDAQLDPTAAEHGPWPELQACYGPVVTTYGTVSVMLRHGVRVDISVERAVRVVNFDKECTAAVGSDGDRSCVCHPCGRVLQQGVAVDIATGSRLAKISSRGVIFTALNHGLVYLVDASGTKSTTERFKDLCYDVPLSIFHISLHEDEEGFNECFRMVSQAKQWNNRSGDEVWLVGGVRIQQAPWGDVQVSRDSGRNVVWTSPSNGTMTVVTPLIKSVITCDPRRFFFVRMNQKRLSANADGFAVRNGSQRAGFDSRGRLVLL